The Clostridioides sp. ES-S-0010-02 genome window below encodes:
- a CDS encoding YjiG family protein — translation MSDIAKKEVKVKKGNVIDAFIGGARNGFQISTNSMAPNVIFGFAIISIFNLTGLLDIIGTIFTPVMSIFGLPGVAATAIMTIFISMGGASGVIAGLFTAGQINQAHVAILLPMLLLSGAQIQFMGRLLGTAELKTKYYPHMFIIATLNGCIAMLIMNYFVV, via the coding sequence ATGAGTGATATAGCAAAAAAAGAGGTGAAAGTTAAAAAAGGAAATGTGATAGATGCATTTATTGGTGGAGCTAGAAACGGGTTTCAAATAAGCACAAATTCAATGGCTCCAAATGTTATATTTGGTTTTGCTATAATTTCTATATTCAATTTAACTGGTCTTTTGGATATAATAGGAACAATTTTCACACCTGTAATGAGCATATTTGGACTTCCAGGTGTTGCAGCAACTGCAATAATGACAATATTTATATCAATGGGAGGAGCTTCTGGGGTAATAGCTGGCTTGTTTACAGCAGGTCAAATAAATCAAGCACATGTTGCAATACTTTTACCAATGTTATTACTTTCAGGAGCTCAGATACAGTTTATGGGTAGGTTGTTAGGAACAGCCGAATTAAAAACTAAATACTATCCACATATGTTTATAATAGCAACTTTAAATGGATGTATTGCAATGCTTATAATGAATTATTTTGTAGTATAG
- a CDS encoding DUF1232 domain-containing protein: MELLKRFIDIILDTLKKILVRFKNAKFGLLFIFDLLKLPDFMTDKRINIIDKVKVVSVLVFTVSYFVSGIDIIPEMLAGAFGFIDDAIVLIWSIGIVNEEINKYRIIAKQDKHSNIIENVEFSIKDEEE, encoded by the coding sequence ATGGAACTTTTAAAAAGATTTATTGATATAATTTTAGATACTTTAAAAAAAATTTTAGTAAGATTTAAAAATGCTAAGTTTGGATTACTTTTTATATTTGATTTACTTAAACTACCAGATTTTATGACAGATAAAAGAATAAATATAATTGATAAGGTCAAAGTAGTTTCTGTATTAGTTTTTACTGTATCCTACTTTGTATCTGGTATTGATATAATACCTGAAATGCTCGCTGGAGCATTTGGATTTATAGATGATGCTATAGTATTAATTTGGAGTATAGGTATTGTGAATGAAGAAATTAATAAGTACAGAATCATTGCAAAACAGGATAAACATTCAAATATAATTGAAAATGTAGAATTTTCTATAAAAGATGAAGAAGAATAA
- a CDS encoding dicarboxylate/amino acid:cation symporter → MEGKIMSKKKIGLVPKLIIGIIVGILIGSYAPEIIVQILVTVSTLFSAFLKFVIPFIIIGFVTAGIADLATGAGKLLGITTGIAYGSTLIAGVLSFAVSMLIFPNFIDASVASQIGDPEAGMLAPIFTIPLEPMVDVTAAIVFAFVMGLGISALRNHGKGEVLFNFFQEFQEIVTKTLSTVIIPLLPLYIAGTFANITIAGQVWTILGVFWKVYLVVIPLHFVYMACQFTAAGAFSGKNPIKMLKNQIPGYLTAIGTQSSAATIPVNVGCAENNGVSKQIREFVVPLCATIHLSGSMISITGFTTAVLMMNGMPHGINVLFPYIAMLGIAMVAAPGAPGGAIMSALPFLPMVGIPSDGGLASLMIALYLTQDSFGTACNVSGDNAIAVVVDKINDGMSKKGNKEKQSA, encoded by the coding sequence ATGGAGGGAAAAATTATGAGTAAGAAAAAGATAGGTTTAGTGCCTAAACTAATCATCGGTATCATAGTCGGTATTTTAATCGGAAGTTATGCACCAGAAATAATAGTTCAAATATTAGTAACAGTTAGTACTTTATTCTCAGCATTCTTAAAGTTTGTCATACCATTTATAATTATAGGATTTGTAACAGCAGGAATAGCTGATTTAGCAACAGGAGCAGGAAAGTTATTAGGAATAACTACAGGAATAGCATATGGTTCTACTTTAATTGCAGGAGTATTGTCATTTGCAGTATCTATGTTAATATTTCCAAATTTTATTGATGCAAGTGTAGCAAGTCAAATTGGAGACCCAGAAGCAGGAATGTTAGCACCAATATTTACAATTCCACTAGAGCCTATGGTAGATGTAACAGCAGCAATAGTGTTTGCATTTGTAATGGGACTTGGAATATCAGCTTTAAGAAATCATGGAAAAGGAGAAGTTCTATTTAATTTCTTCCAAGAATTCCAAGAAATAGTAACGAAAACGTTGTCAACAGTAATTATACCCTTATTACCATTATATATAGCAGGAACTTTTGCAAATATAACTATAGCAGGACAAGTATGGACAATATTAGGAGTATTCTGGAAAGTTTATTTAGTTGTAATACCATTACACTTTGTATACATGGCATGTCAATTCACAGCAGCAGGAGCATTCTCAGGAAAGAATCCAATCAAAATGTTAAAAAATCAAATACCTGGATATTTAACAGCTATAGGTACTCAATCTTCAGCAGCAACTATACCAGTTAACGTTGGTTGTGCAGAAAACAATGGTGTAAGTAAACAAATAAGAGAATTCGTTGTACCTCTTTGTGCAACAATACATCTATCAGGTAGTATGATATCTATAACTGGATTTACAACAGCAGTTTTAATGATGAATGGTATGCCTCATGGAATCAATGTATTATTCCCTTACATTGCAATGTTGGGGATAGCAATGGTTGCAGCACCAGGAGCACCAGGAGGAGCTATAATGAGTGCACTTCCTTTCTTACCAATGGTTGGAATACCATCAGATGGTGGTCTTGCGAGCTTAATGATAGCTTTATACTTAACTCAAGATAGTTTTGGTACAGCATGTAATGTATCAGGAGATAATGCAATAGCAGTAGTTGTCGATAAAATAAATGATGGAATGAGTAAAAAAGGAAATAAAGAAAAGCAAAGTGCTTAA
- a CDS encoding M20 peptidase aminoacylase family protein, with translation MENNKSYIDYVHKVYDYLHTIPEKGFEEYKTSTFILEELKKMGFENIDEGVAETGIIVTIDSKKEGPVFAIRADIDALEFIIDGEKKMIHACGHDGHTSMLLTAASLIKERDLVKKGKLKIIFQPGEEKLYGALRVIDSGLLDDVEEMVGMHLRPGQDCRLGKAIPAMYHCASCIMEFTIKGITCHGSKPHLGVNAVDAVCLAVNAINAIRVNPAVPNSIKVTNISVKGETYNNIPDEAFMALDIRAESNEIIEELKEKAIHAIKTAASSINAEAILLSKDGVPAAEFDEGLVSLAEETIKDVLGEDASIGVFKNSGGEDFHYYTQKLKCKTTYIGLGADATPGFHNPNVTFDTKALEYGVDIWCRLVEKRLG, from the coding sequence ATGGAAAATAATAAAAGTTATATTGACTATGTACATAAGGTGTATGATTATTTACATACAATTCCAGAAAAAGGATTTGAAGAATACAAGACATCTACATTTATTTTAGAAGAACTTAAAAAAATGGGATTTGAAAATATAGATGAAGGTGTTGCAGAAACTGGCATTATAGTAACAATAGACTCAAAAAAAGAAGGACCAGTATTTGCGATAAGAGCAGATATAGATGCATTAGAATTTATAATAGATGGAGAAAAGAAAATGATACATGCTTGTGGTCATGATGGTCACACTTCCATGCTTCTAACAGCTGCAAGTTTAATAAAAGAGAGGGACTTAGTAAAAAAAGGAAAACTTAAAATAATTTTTCAACCAGGTGAAGAAAAACTTTATGGAGCATTAAGAGTAATAGATTCTGGTTTATTAGATGATGTTGAAGAGATGGTAGGTATGCATTTAAGACCTGGGCAAGATTGTAGATTAGGAAAGGCCATACCTGCAATGTATCATTGTGCCAGTTGCATAATGGAATTTACTATTAAAGGTATTACTTGTCATGGTTCTAAGCCACACTTAGGTGTAAATGCAGTAGATGCTGTATGTTTAGCAGTAAATGCAATAAATGCAATAAGAGTAAATCCAGCTGTTCCAAATTCTATTAAAGTTACAAATATATCAGTTAAAGGTGAAACATATAATAATATACCAGATGAAGCTTTTATGGCTTTAGATATAAGAGCAGAGAGTAATGAAATAATAGAAGAATTAAAAGAAAAAGCTATTCATGCTATAAAAACCGCTGCAAGTTCTATAAACGCAGAGGCTATATTGCTTTCAAAAGATGGAGTTCCAGCAGCAGAGTTTGATGAAGGTCTTGTAAGTTTAGCTGAAGAGACTATTAAAGATGTACTTGGTGAAGATGCATCTATAGGTGTATTTAAAAACTCTGGTGGAGAAGATTTTCACTATTATACTCAAAAGCTAAAATGTAAGACTACATATATTGGACTAGGTGCTGATGCTACACCAGGATTCCACAATCCTAATGTGACGTTTGATACTAAGGCTTTAGAATATGGAGTTGATATCTGGTGCAGACTAGTTGAAAAGAGATTAGGATAA
- a CDS encoding phosphatase PAP2 family protein, whose product MDIQLSILLFFQSLRNPILNFIFLVFTVSTEAPLLILITAVIYWCINKKCGQKMLFAIVGNFIVNLGIKEFVKAPRPIGIKGLESLRVSTAGGYSFPSAHTQTATTFWVSIMTIFKRNYIRLLGAVMVLGVGLSRLYLAVHWPIDVIAGWILGIFFTIVFVKVFDYIDDNKKYIFLVALLIPFILIAIFLKSPEYFEKFGILVGFIFGYIVEDKFVKFTTENNNKKINFSNKNKKSKNIVFSRICRFLIGIVTIGILYVAIKVLISILITTLNISDSSMSIIFMNFIKYTLVVFYGIAGAPALFKILKLN is encoded by the coding sequence ATGGATATTCAATTGAGTATATTATTATTTTTCCAGAGTTTAAGAAATCCAATTTTAAATTTTATATTTCTTGTATTTACAGTAAGTACAGAAGCACCATTATTGATATTAATTACAGCAGTTATATATTGGTGTATAAATAAAAAATGTGGACAAAAAATGTTGTTCGCGATAGTTGGAAATTTTATTGTGAACCTAGGTATTAAAGAATTTGTAAAAGCTCCTAGACCAATAGGTATAAAAGGTCTTGAATCACTGAGAGTTTCTACCGCTGGAGGATACTCTTTTCCAAGTGCACATACTCAAACTGCAACTACATTTTGGGTTAGTATTATGACTATATTTAAAAGAAACTATATACGTTTGTTGGGTGCAGTGATGGTTTTAGGAGTAGGATTATCTCGACTATATTTGGCTGTTCATTGGCCTATAGATGTAATTGCTGGTTGGATACTTGGCATATTTTTTACCATTGTATTTGTAAAAGTATTTGACTATATCGATGATAATAAAAAATATATTTTTCTTGTAGCATTACTCATCCCATTTATATTAATAGCAATATTTCTAAAAAGCCCTGAATATTTTGAAAAATTTGGTATTCTAGTAGGATTTATATTTGGGTATATAGTTGAAGATAAGTTTGTTAAATTTACTACAGAAAATAATAATAAAAAGATTAATTTTAGTAATAAAAATAAAAAGAGCAAAAACATAGTATTTTCGAGAATATGTAGGTTTTTGATTGGAATAGTCACAATAGGAATTTTATATGTTGCTATTAAAGTGTTGATTTCAATATTAATAACGACTTTAAATATAAGTGACTCTAGTATGAGTATAATTTTCATGAATTTTATTAAGTATACATTGGTTGTTTTTTATGGAATAGCAGGAGCTCCTGCATTATTTAAAATTTTGAAATTAAATTAA
- the brnQ gene encoding branched-chain amino acid transport system II carrier protein, with the protein MRDIFIVGFALFSMFFGAGNLMFPPFLGMESGKDWLIPLVGFVVADAGIAMLVIIATARCKGSMDDVLRRAGKGLARVMSVAALACLALLVIPRTCATTYEMGIIPIFGDHGTVAKAVFSVIFFGLTLAFTIRSSKVIDIIGKYLTPALLLVLFVLIVKGIISPAGPMSPEHMIDKNLFGEGISQGYQTMDALGAASMATIMLMSIVAKGYTSDKDQIGMTIKAGFVACVFLALVYGGLTYLGATASTLYDTSIPQASLLVEITSILLYGQVGKIILGVIVALACLTTSTGLTASISTYFEGISKATYKQLVIGICVASMLISNLGVDAIIAISVPILQTIYPVLLAIVIMELAGKHIKNDNAFKGAAYVTLLVSVLSAVNGMTGAVPFIQSLPLAGLGFNWVIPAILGGIVGNFIKSKNK; encoded by the coding sequence ATGAGAGATATTTTTATAGTTGGTTTTGCTTTGTTCTCTATGTTCTTTGGCGCAGGAAATCTTATGTTCCCTCCATTTTTAGGAATGGAATCCGGTAAAGACTGGTTAATTCCTCTTGTTGGCTTTGTTGTTGCAGATGCTGGTATAGCAATGCTTGTTATCATAGCAACAGCAAGATGTAAAGGAAGCATGGATGATGTACTTAGAAGAGCAGGTAAAGGATTAGCAAGAGTAATGAGTGTAGCTGCTCTAGCATGTTTAGCACTTCTTGTTATACCAAGAACTTGTGCAACAACATATGAAATGGGTATTATACCTATATTTGGAGACCATGGAACAGTAGCTAAAGCAGTATTTTCAGTAATATTCTTTGGTTTGACTTTAGCATTTACGATTAGGTCTTCTAAAGTTATAGACATAATAGGTAAATATTTAACTCCAGCGTTATTATTAGTATTATTTGTTCTAATTGTAAAAGGGATAATATCTCCAGCAGGACCTATGAGTCCAGAACATATGATAGATAAAAATCTATTTGGTGAAGGTATATCACAAGGTTATCAAACAATGGATGCTCTAGGTGCAGCGTCTATGGCTACTATAATGTTAATGTCTATAGTGGCTAAAGGATATACATCAGATAAAGACCAAATAGGTATGACTATTAAAGCTGGTTTTGTAGCCTGTGTATTCCTGGCATTAGTATATGGTGGTCTTACTTATCTAGGAGCAACAGCTTCAACTTTATATGATACTAGCATACCTCAAGCATCTTTATTGGTTGAGATAACTAGTATACTATTATATGGTCAAGTAGGAAAGATAATTTTAGGTGTAATTGTAGCACTTGCCTGTTTAACTACTTCTACAGGTCTAACAGCATCAATTTCAACTTATTTTGAAGGAATAAGTAAAGCAACTTATAAACAACTAGTTATCGGTATATGTGTGGCTAGTATGCTTATATCTAATTTAGGTGTTGATGCTATAATAGCTATATCAGTTCCAATTCTACAAACTATATATCCTGTTTTATTGGCAATAGTTATCATGGAATTAGCTGGTAAGCATATAAAAAATGATAATGCATTTAAGGGTGCAGCATATGTTACATTACTAGTTAGTGTATTATCAGCTGTAAATGGAATGACAGGAGCTGTTCCATTTATACAAAGTTTACCACTTGCAGGTTTGGGCTTTAACTGGGTAATACCAGCTATATTGGGTGGAATAGTTGGTAACTTCATAAAAAGCAAAAACAAATAG
- a CDS encoding DUF3798 domain-containing protein, producing the protein MLKKITALMLSICLIIGITGCSLVTGKNDKEKIIDDFKVAVVTQPLSENKVQYSIVEDLAKEYKEANETDKEKDGEARVERTIKHVVLPENFTSNIDKSINEIVKLTDDKEIQAIVVSTDQAGLLPALQKVKEKRPEIITISAPMGEDKNQLSQYVDVNLGVDTEERGKLLVERSKELGAKAFIHYASKDDLKDANIAKRLEKIKETCRSLGMQFVQVDTPNVNTEEDKGKMKQFLNEDIDKQVKKYGKDINVFGVNEYMDEVILTKALELKYIVAEQSNPSPTDTYPSVMGFKIAKKDAQNYDKINDMISEKAKAAGMSNRLGGYPMPMDAFIPSLATYLATEMVLQDLTQEDVCDPDYLEAFAELKFGIGSEFIPLTDTLYNYQSVILNQLIY; encoded by the coding sequence ATGCTTAAAAAAATAACAGCACTTATGCTATCTATATGTTTAATTATTGGGATTACAGGGTGTAGTTTAGTTACAGGCAAAAATGATAAAGAGAAAATCATTGATGATTTCAAAGTTGCAGTAGTAACTCAGCCATTATCTGAAAATAAAGTACAATACAGTATAGTAGAAGATTTAGCAAAAGAGTATAAGGAAGCTAATGAAACTGATAAAGAAAAAGATGGTGAAGCTAGAGTTGAGCGAACTATAAAACATGTTGTGTTGCCAGAAAACTTTACTTCTAATATAGATAAGTCTATAAATGAAATAGTAAAATTGACTGATGATAAAGAAATTCAGGCGATTGTAGTATCAACGGACCAAGCAGGTCTTTTACCAGCATTACAAAAGGTAAAAGAAAAGCGTCCAGAAATAATAACTATCTCAGCTCCTATGGGAGAGGACAAAAACCAATTGAGTCAATATGTAGATGTAAATCTAGGAGTTGACACAGAGGAAAGAGGAAAGTTATTAGTTGAACGTTCAAAGGAACTGGGAGCAAAAGCTTTTATTCATTATGCATCTAAGGATGATTTGAAAGATGCCAATATCGCCAAAAGACTAGAAAAAATTAAAGAGACTTGTAGAAGTTTAGGAATGCAATTTGTACAAGTTGATACACCAAATGTAAATACAGAAGAAGATAAGGGCAAAATGAAGCAATTTTTAAATGAAGATATAGACAAACAGGTTAAGAAGTATGGAAAAGATATAAATGTATTTGGTGTAAATGAGTATATGGATGAAGTTATATTAACTAAAGCTTTAGAGTTAAAATATATAGTTGCAGAGCAAAGTAATCCATCACCAACAGATACATATCCTAGCGTTATGGGATTTAAAATAGCTAAAAAAGATGCTCAAAATTATGACAAGATAAATGATATGATAAGTGAAAAGGCTAAAGCTGCTGGCATGTCAAATAGACTTGGTGGATATCCCATGCCAATGGACGCTTTTATACCATCATTAGCGACTTATCTTGCGACTGAAATGGTACTTCAAGATTTAACACAGGAAGATGTATGTGACCCAGACTATTTAGAGGCGTTTGCAGAATTAAAATTTGGGATTGGTTCAGAGTTTATACCTTTAACAGATACACTTTATAATTATCAATCAGTAATATTAAATCAATTAATATATTAA
- a CDS encoding pyridoxal phosphate-dependent aminotransferase has protein sequence MSKYNFDRVVDRVGTDCVKWDFRTNCSPKAQKDGLPFWIADMDFECAEPIIEALHKKIDHKIFGYSSNNSDEYFDAVCGWYKRRFNWEVNREDIVFSPGVVPAVAILVRILTNSGEGVIIQKPVYYPFEAKIKSNNREVINNSLIYENGTYRMDYTDLEEKAKCGNNKVLILCSPHNPVGRVWREEELKKVVEICKKYDLWIIADEIHSDLIRKGFKHIPLQSLCPEYKEKIVTCIAPSKTFNLAGMQLSNIIVNNKELKKKYQDEITAVGVGTSPNPFAIVATIAAYNESEDWLDELNEYLDNNIKFIDEYLKEYLPKVKLVYPEGTYLAWLDFTAYGLNEVELEDLMFKKANVLFDEGYIFGKEGIGFERINVACPQSLLKECMDRLKTTFENL, from the coding sequence ATGAGTAAATATAATTTTGATAGAGTTGTAGACAGAGTAGGAACAGACTGTGTAAAGTGGGATTTCAGAACTAATTGTTCACCAAAAGCACAAAAAGATGGTTTACCTTTTTGGATTGCAGATATGGATTTTGAATGTGCAGAACCAATAATAGAAGCATTACATAAAAAAATCGACCATAAAATATTTGGGTATAGTTCTAATAATAGTGACGAATACTTTGATGCAGTTTGTGGATGGTATAAAAGAAGATTTAACTGGGAAGTAAATAGAGAAGATATTGTTTTTAGCCCTGGAGTTGTACCTGCTGTAGCTATTTTAGTAAGAATATTAACAAACTCTGGAGAAGGAGTAATAATTCAAAAACCAGTATATTATCCATTTGAAGCAAAGATAAAAAGCAATAATAGGGAAGTTATAAATAATTCTCTAATATATGAAAATGGAACTTATAGAATGGATTACACTGATTTAGAAGAAAAAGCTAAGTGTGGCAATAATAAAGTACTTATTCTTTGTAGCCCTCACAATCCTGTTGGTAGAGTATGGAGAGAAGAAGAATTAAAAAAAGTCGTAGAAATATGCAAAAAATATGACTTGTGGATAATAGCAGATGAAATACACTCTGACTTAATTCGAAAAGGATTTAAACATATTCCTTTACAATCATTATGCCCAGAATATAAAGAGAAAATAGTCACATGTATAGCTCCAAGTAAGACATTCAATTTAGCTGGAATGCAATTATCCAATATAATAGTGAATAATAAAGAGTTAAAGAAGAAGTATCAAGATGAAATTACAGCTGTTGGAGTTGGTACTTCACCAAATCCTTTTGCTATTGTAGCTACTATTGCAGCATATAATGAAAGTGAAGACTGGCTTGATGAATTAAATGAATATCTAGATAATAATATAAAATTTATTGATGAATACTTAAAAGAATACTTACCAAAAGTTAAACTTGTTTATCCAGAAGGGACATATCTAGCTTGGCTAGACTTTACTGCTTATGGATTAAATGAAGTAGAACTTGAAGATTTAATGTTTAAAAAAGCCAATGTATTATTTGATGAAGGTTATATATTTGGAAAAGAAGGTATTGGGTTTGAAAGAATAAATGTAGCATGCCCACAATCTCTATTAAAAGAATGTATGGATAGATTAAAAACTACATTTGAAAACTTATAA
- the hpt gene encoding hypoxanthine phosphoribosyltransferase, producing the protein MYKVTGKMLTEEQIKAKVYELGKKIEEDFKGEDLLVVGILKGASVFVSDLIRCIDLDVNIDFMSVTSYGNSTESSGTVKILKDLDVDIEGKNVLIVEDIIDSGLTLSNLVAALKTRNPKSLKLCTLLDKPQRRKANIPVDYVGFVIEDKFIVGYGIDYAEKYRNLPYIGIVEDVE; encoded by the coding sequence ATGTACAAAGTTACAGGAAAAATGTTGACAGAAGAACAGATAAAAGCAAAAGTTTATGAATTAGGTAAAAAAATAGAAGAAGATTTTAAAGGTGAAGATTTACTAGTAGTAGGTATACTTAAAGGAGCTAGTGTATTTGTTTCAGATTTAATAAGATGTATAGATTTAGATGTAAATATAGATTTTATGAGTGTTACAAGTTATGGAAATTCAACAGAATCTTCTGGTACAGTTAAAATATTAAAAGATTTAGATGTAGATATTGAAGGAAAGAATGTGTTAATTGTAGAGGATATAATAGATTCTGGTTTAACATTAAGTAATCTAGTTGCAGCTTTAAAAACTAGAAATCCAAAATCTCTAAAATTATGCACTCTACTTGATAAGCCTCAAAGAAGAAAAGCTAATATACCTGTAGACTATGTTGGATTTGTTATAGAAGATAAATTCATTGTTGGTTATGGAATAGATTATGCTGAAAAATACAGAAATTTACCTTATATAGGTATAGTTGAGGATGTAGAATAG
- a CDS encoding aminotransferase class I/II-fold pyridoxal phosphate-dependent enzyme, with the protein MSTNHGANLYSLSSKYGFSKEEFMDFSSNINPFGTSVLAKQYIVNNIDIVSMYPDPDYIDLKTSISNYCKCSIDNIVLGSGATELISSFIHTINPKQALLLSPAYSEYEKELSKINCSIDKYFANEEDNFHIKLENLIKTINSKDYDLVVICNPNNPTGFAFNKIEIKEILKNTNKFLMIDETYVEFTDTNIYSSTQLVDDYSNLFVIRGTSKFFSTPGIRLGYGLISDNAVKNKINNNLDLWNINIMASKMGEIMFRDSNFISSTISLMNTERNYLLGELKSIDSLDVYDTQGNFILCKIKTKEFTAKALREKLIPQKIIIRDCYSFEGLDEYFFRVCILKPDENKLLISSLKTVFK; encoded by the coding sequence ATGAGCACAAATCATGGAGCTAATTTATATAGTTTATCTAGTAAGTATGGCTTTTCAAAAGAAGAATTTATGGATTTTAGTTCTAATATAAACCCTTTTGGTACATCAGTTTTAGCCAAACAATACATTGTAAACAATATAGATATAGTATCTATGTATCCTGACCCTGATTACATAGACTTAAAAACTTCTATATCTAACTACTGTAAGTGTTCTATAGATAATATAGTACTTGGTAGTGGAGCTACAGAATTAATTTCATCTTTTATACATACAATTAACCCTAAACAAGCTCTTTTACTTTCTCCTGCTTATTCAGAGTATGAAAAAGAACTATCTAAAATTAATTGTTCTATAGATAAATATTTTGCTAATGAAGAAGATAATTTTCATATAAAATTAGAAAATCTTATAAAGACTATTAATTCTAAAGACTATGATTTAGTTGTAATCTGCAATCCTAACAATCCAACTGGATTTGCATTTAACAAAATAGAAATAAAAGAAATATTAAAAAACACAAATAAATTTTTAATGATTGATGAAACTTATGTAGAGTTTACTGATACAAATATATACTCTTCTACTCAATTAGTTGATGATTATTCTAATTTATTTGTTATAAGAGGAACATCAAAATTTTTTTCAACACCAGGTATAAGACTTGGATATGGACTTATATCTGATAATGCTGTTAAGAATAAAATAAATAACAACTTAGATTTATGGAATATCAACATAATGGCCTCTAAAATGGGAGAAATAATGTTTAGAGATTCAAACTTTATCTCTAGTACTATTTCCTTAATGAATACTGAAAGAAATTACTTACTTGGGGAGCTTAAAAGCATAGACAGCCTAGATGTATATGATACTCAAGGTAATTTTATATTATGTAAAATTAAAACAAAGGAATTTACTGCTAAAGCTCTTCGTGAGAAACTAATTCCTCAAAAGATAATAATAAGAGATTGTTATTCATTTGAAGGTTTAGATGAATACTTTTTTAGAGTATGTATATTAAAGCCTGATGAAAATAAATTATTAATATCATCTCTTAAAACAGTTTTTAAATAG
- a CDS encoding aspartate--ammonia ligase, which translates to MSTIIPKDYKSSLNVIDTQVAIKKLKDFFEMRLSNELNLIRVSSPLFVLPETGANDNLNGEKAVSFDIPFMDKNAEIVQSLAKWKRLALKKYGFAVGSGLYTDMNAIRKNEELDNIHSLYVDQWDWELVIEKSNRNEKTLEDVVKRLYGVFKDTEIFVCSMYEGIKEILPEEITFITSQELEDMYPELSPKDREDKIVKDKKAVFITQIGKTLVSGEKHDGRSPDYDDWELNGDILFYNPVLDSALELSSMGIRVDEESLDRQLKLAGCEDRKEFDYHKMLLNGELPYTIGGGIGQSRICMYFLQKAHIGEVQVGVWPQDMIENFRNAGIELL; encoded by the coding sequence ATGAGTACAATAATACCAAAAGATTATAAAAGCAGTCTAAATGTAATTGATACACAAGTAGCCATAAAAAAATTAAAAGATTTCTTTGAAATGAGATTGAGTAATGAGTTAAATTTAATAAGAGTTTCTTCACCACTATTTGTATTGCCTGAAACAGGTGCAAATGATAATTTAAATGGAGAAAAAGCAGTAAGCTTTGATATACCATTTATGGATAAAAATGCAGAAATTGTTCAATCACTTGCAAAATGGAAGAGATTAGCTCTTAAAAAATATGGTTTTGCAGTTGGAAGTGGTTTATATACAGATATGAATGCAATAAGAAAAAATGAAGAACTGGACAATATACATTCTTTATATGTAGACCAATGGGACTGGGAATTAGTTATAGAAAAAAGTAACAGAAATGAAAAAACTTTAGAAGACGTTGTAAAAAGATTATATGGAGTATTTAAAGATACTGAAATATTTGTGTGTAGTATGTATGAAGGTATAAAAGAAATTTTACCAGAAGAAATAACATTTATAACATCACAGGAATTAGAAGATATGTATCCAGAGTTATCGCCAAAAGATAGAGAAGATAAAATTGTAAAAGATAAAAAAGCTGTATTTATAACACAAATAGGAAAGACATTAGTATCAGGAGAAAAACATGATGGAAGAAGCCCTGATTATGATGATTGGGAATTAAATGGAGATATACTATTTTATAACCCTGTTCTAGATTCTGCATTAGAATTATCATCAATGGGAATTAGAGTTGATGAAGAATCACTAGATAGACAGTTAAAGCTTGCTGGATGTGAAGATAGAAAAGAATTTGATTATCATAAAATGCTTTTAAATGGTGAACTTCCATATACAATTGGTGGAGGAATTGGTCAATCAAGAATCTGTATGTATTTCTTGCAAAAGGCACATATAGGGGAAGTACAAGTTGGAGTATGGCCACAAGATATGATTGAAAATTTTAGAAATGCAGGAATTGAATTGTTATAA